The Pseudonocardia broussonetiae DNA segment GCGGGGCGAGGAGGTGCCCGACGCCCTGCTGGTGATCCGGGACGCCGGACGCGAGGCGAGCCGCGAGCTGCGCGCCACCCTGGAGGCCCTGCGCGACGACGAGCGCGACCCGGCACGGGGGCTCGACGGCGTCCCGGACCTGGTGGAACGCGCGCGCACGGCGGGCCTGGACGCGACGCTGACCGTCGAGGGGTGCCGCCCCGACCTGCCGCCCGCCGTGGACCGGACGGCGTACCGGATCGTCCAGGAGTCGCTCACGAACATCGCACGGCACGCCGCCGCCGCGAGCGCCTCGGTCCGTATCGACTACCGGCCCGACGCCCTGGTCATCCGCGTCGACGACGACGGCACCGCCACGCCCGACCGCGAACCGGTGCCGGGCGTCGGGCTCCTCGGGATGCGCGAGCGCGTCACCGCCCTCGGGGGCCGGTTGCGGGCGGAGCCGCGCAGCGGGGGCGGCTTCACCGTGCACGCCGACCTCCCCGTGGCCGGGCCGTCGTGATCCGGGTCCTGCTGGTCGACGACCAGCCGCTCATCCGCAGCGGCTTCCGCGCGCTCCTCGACGCCGAGGACGACCTCGAGGTGGTGGCCGAGGCCGCCGACGGCGCCGCGGGGCTGGAGCTGGCCCGGCGGCACCTGCCCGACGTCGCGCTCGTCGACGTCCGGATGCCGGTGCTGGACGGCATCGAGCTCACCCGGCGCATCGCCGCGGACCCGGCGCTGGCCGCGGTGCACGTGGTCGTCCTGACCAACTACGGCCTGGACCCCTACGTCGTCGACGCCCTGCGCGCCGGCGCGGCCGGGTTCCTCGTCAAGGACGTCCAGCCCGAGGACTTCCTGCACGCCGTGCGCGTCGCCGCGCGCGGGGACGCGCTGCTGGCCCCGTCGATCACCCGCCGGCTGATCGACCGGTTCCTCGCCGACCCGCCCGGCCCCGCCACCGGGCTCGACGCGCTCACCCACCGCGAGCGCGAGGCCGTCGCCCTCGTCGCCCGCGGCCTGTCCAACGACGAGATCGCCCACCGCATGGTGATCAGCCCGCTGACCGCGAAGACCCACGTCAACCGGGCCATGACCAAGCTGCACGCCCGTGACCGCGCCCAGCTCGTCGTCCTGGCCTACGAGTCCGGGCTGGTGGTGCGGCGCGGGCGCTGACCGGTCAGCGGAAGTCGTTCTCCGCCAGCACGACCACCCACGCCCGGCGCTCGCAGATCAGCCCGTCGCGCATCACGAAGACCTCGGCCATCGACATCTCCTGCACCGACCCGTCGTCGCGCCCGACGTTGCCGGTCAGCTCGGCCATCACCGTGTCGCCCTCCTCCACCATCCGGACGACCCGCAGGTCCGGCTTCCCGGTGAACCCGTCGCCGTCGATCGCGGCGTCGTAGGCCTCCTTGCCCTGCAGGTGGAAGGCGCCGTACACGGTCCAGCGGATGTCGTCGGTGAGGCAGCCGAGGATCTGCGCGTGGTCCATGCGGCGGAACCCCTCGAGGTAGCGCTCGACGGTGTCCTTGTTGCGGCTGTGCGTCATGCCGGGACCGACCGCCCGGGCGCCCGGAACTCATCGCGCGGGGCCGGCGCCCCGCTCGGCGCCCCCTCGGCGGTCGGGTGTCACTGGGCGGTCCTCCACATCTGCGCCGCGGTCGCGTTGCAGGTCCACTGCTGGATGCGGGCGCCGTTGTGGACCGCGCCGGCGTTGACGTCGAGGCACTTGCCGCTGTTGAGGTTGACCAGGGGCAGGTGGACACCGTTGTGCGGGGAGCCCCAGTACCAGTACTGGTGGGTGTCGGCGGAGCAGCCGTACTGGTCGACCTGCGCCCCGTTGGCCGTGGAGTTGTCGCGCACCTGCAGGCACAGGTACGGGGCCTCCTTGTTGATGATCTGGAAGAACGGCCTGCCCTGGGGGGTGGTGCCGACCCGGCGCAGGGCGAACCGCTGGTTGGCCGAGCCGTAGCACTGCCAGAGCTGGGCGCGGGCGCCGTAGTCGGCGTCCTCGGTCCGGATGTCGACGCACTTGGTGCTGCCGAGTCCGACGAGCGTGTACCAGGTGATGTCCTGGGCTGCGGCGGTCGCGGGGACCGCGGTCGTGCCGATCAGGGCAGCCAGCGCGAGTCCGGCGGCGGCCAGGACGCGAGCGATCGTGGTGAGGGGCATGGGGTCGTCCGTTCCGGTGGTGGGTTGTTGCGGCGAAGCATCGCCACCGGTCGTTCCTGGAACGTTCCTCACCGCTCATCCCCGGTGCTCCGGCGTGCTCCCGACCACCACCGTCGCCTCCCGCTCCCCGTCGACGACGACCCGCGCGGCCATCCCGTGGCGCTCCACCGCCGCCCGGGTGAGCGGGGCCTGGCGCGTGCTCGTCTCGATCAGCAGGTGCCCGCCGGGGGCGAGCCAGCGCGGGGCCGCGGCGGCCACCCGCTGCTGGACGCCGGTGCCGTCCGGCCCGCCGTCGAGCGCCGCCCGCGCCTCGAACAGGCGCGCCTCGGCCGGCATGAGGTCGATCTCGCGGGTCGGCACGTAGGGGGCGTTGGCGACGAGGACGTCGACGCGCCCGTGCAGCCGGGCGGGCAGCGGGGCGTCGAGGTCGCCCACGTGGACGTGCCCGCCGGGGAGGTTGCGCCGGGCCAGCGCGACGGCGGCCGGGTCGACGTCGGCGGCGTGCACCTCGGCGTTCGGCACGGCCGCGAGCACGGCCGCGGCGACGGCGCCGGTGCCGCAGCAGAGGTCGACGACCACCGCGCCCGGGCCGCTCAGCGCGACGGCCCGCTCGGCCAGGAACTCCGTGCGCACCCGTGGCACGAACACCCCGGGCCCGACGGCGATCCGCAGCCCGCAGAACTCCGCGTACCCGACGACGTACTCCAGCGGCTCGCCCGCCACGCGGCGCGCGACCAGTGCGTCGAGCCCGGCCGGGGTGGCGGCCGCGCCCCGCAGCAGCCGCGCCTCGTCCTCGGCGAACACGCACCCCGCCGCCCGCAGCCGGTCCACCAGGGCGTCGGTCACCACAGGAGGATCACCACGGCGGGAGTCACGCCGCCGCCACGCTCTCCACCGCCGCCTCCAGCGACGCGTACCCGATGCGGGTGGCGAGCTCGACGCGCCGGCGGTCGATCGTGAGGCCGTGGACGCCGACGTCGCTCAGCGGCAGCACCGCGCGCAGGTGCACGCCGCTGCGGGACGGGTGCCCGGCGTCGTCGAGCACGGCCAGCGCGGGCCCGTGCCGCACGCTCTCCTGGGTCATCGCGCCGAGCCCGGGGGCGAACCGGTCGAGCGCGCGGGCCCAGCGCGCCGGCCCGGCGCCCGGGTCGCCCGCCCGGAGCTCGGGCAGGGTGCGGTTGAGCAGGGCGAGGACGTGCGTGGAGCCGTCGCGCAGGGCCCGGAGCACGGGCAGCGGCTCCGCCACCGACCCGTCGATCCAGCGGCGCCCGTGCAGCGCGACGGCGGGCCCGGCCAGCACCGGGATGGCCGCGGTGGCGCGCAGGGCGAGGCGCCACTCCTCGACGGTGGCGGGCTCCAGGACGTGCGGGGTCAGGTCGTCGGCCGCGGTGGCGATGACCCGCAGCGGCACGGGGGAGTCGCGCAGGTCCTCCCAGGACATCGGCTTGGCGATGGTGAGGATGTGGTCGAGCAGGTGGTCCAGCGACACCACCGGGCGGCGGGTGCCCAGCCGGCGCGGGTCGACGAACGCCCGGCACGCCATGTCCTCGAAGAAGATGTGCGCGGCGCCGCGGCCGTCGCCGAGCAGCAGCGCGCCGCCGATGTAGGCGCCCGCCGAGCTGCCGTAGACGACGTCGAAGCAGTGGCCGAGCCCGGCGTCGTCGAGGGCGTGCGCCATCCCGCCCGCGTAGGCGCCGCGCATCCCCCCGCCGCTGACGACGAGCGCGATGCGGTGGCCGTCGTCGCGCCGGCCGGAGTCGCGGCGGTGGACGAGCGCGCGGAGCACCTCGTCGTCGCCGGGGAGGGGGAGCACCTCCGCATCATCTCCGGACGGCCCCGGGTCAGACCAGCACCCCCGGGTTGAGGACCCCGCGCGGGTCGAGCACGGCCTTCACCGCGCGCAGCGACGCGGCGAACAGGTCGGGCCGCTGCCGGTCGTAGCCGGGGCGGTGGTCGCGGCCGACGGCGTGGTGGTGGGTGATGGTCGCGCGGTGCCGCCCCAGCACCTCGGTCGCCGCCGCGCGGATCTCGTCCCACGCCCCGAGCTGCATCCCGGGGCGCCCGCCGGCGAGCACCGTGAAGTAGGGCGCGGGCCCGTCGGGGTAGAGGTGGGTGAGGCGGCAGTTGACGATCCCGTCGACGCCGCAGACCTCGCGCGCCGCGGCCCCGACCTCCGTGCGCACGGCCTCGACCAGCACGTCCGCGGTGTCCCAGGTGCACGCCGTCTCGAACGTCTCGACGATCGCGCCGCAGCGGGCGAGGCCGTCGCGCAGGTAGGGCATCCGCAGGAACGCCGAGCGCCACGAGGCGACCGCGCCGTCGCGGCCGTCCGTGCACTCCTCCGCCACCCCGCCGTGGGCCAGGGCGATCTCCAGCGGGCCGGCGACGTCGACGGGCCCGTGCGCCGACTCCGCCCCCAGCACGAGCACCGCGTGCCCGCCGGACGCGGCGCCGGAGAAGTGGGCCTCGCCGTGGTCGAGCAGCCGGCAGTTCGCCAGCGTGACGCCGGACTGCGCGATCTCCCGGACGGCCGCCAGCGCGTCGGGGAACCGGACGAACCGCACCGCCGCCGACGCCCGGTGCTCCGGGCGGCGCTGCACCCGCAGCCACGCCTCGGTGATCACCCCGAGCGCGCCCTCCGAGCCGAGGAACAGCCGGTCGGGCGAGGGCCCCGCCCCCGACGCGGGCAGCCGCCACGACTCCGACACCCCGACCGGGGTGACGACCCGCAGCGACTCCACGACGTCGTCGACGTGCGTGGGCCCCATCGCGTAGTGCCCGCCGGAGCGGGTGGCGAGCCAGCCGCCGACGGTGGAGAACTCGAAGCTCTGCGGGAAGTGGCGCAGGGTCAGCCCGTGCGGGCGGAGCTGGTCCTCCAGGCCCGGCCCGAGCGTGCCGCCCTGCACGCGGGCGGCGCGGCTGGTGGCGTCGACCTCCAGGACGCGGTCGAGCCGGGTGAGGTCGAGCGAGACCCACGGGCCCTCGCCGCGGTACTCGGTGCCGCCGACGACCGAGCTGCCGCCGCCGTAGGGCACGACGGCGACGCCCGCGTCCCCGGCCCAGTCCAGCACCGCGGCGACGTCGTCCTCGGTCCGCGGGAGCACCACGACGTCGGGGGCGCCGGACAGGTCGCCGTCCAGGGCGCGGACGACGTCGCGGAAGGCCTTGCCGTAGGTGTGCCCGGCCCGGACGGCGGGCTCCGCGGTGCACAGACCGGCGAGCGCGGCGGGCGGGGCGGCCCGCGGCGCGCGCAGCTCGGGCACCTCCGGGACCGGCACCGGGTCCGTCGCGCACCCCGGCAACCCGGCCGCCAGCGCCGAGCACGCCTCGTCGGCCATGGCCTCGCCGGTCCAGCCCCATCCCCACCACGACCGCGTCCGCTGCTCCATCCGGCCCAGCATGCCCGTTCGGGTGTCTCCGCCGCGCGCCGCCTCCGCGCAGCCCGTCGGCGCGGTGAGTATCGGCCCCTGACCACTGCCGACCGCGCCGCGGAGGACCGATGGACCACATCACCGCGCGGCTCCGCTCCGCCCTGTGCCGCGCGGAGCACCTCGACGAGCGCGCGCTGGCCGAGCTCGGCCTGCCGGTGCGGCACTACGCGATGCTCGAGCTGCTCGCCGACGGGCCCGTCGCGCGCCAGCACGAGCTCGGCGCCGCCATCGGTCTGGACCGCACCACCACCGCGGCGCTGCTGCGCCGCCTCGACGACCGCGGCCTCGTCCGCCGCACCCCGATGCCCGGCAACGGCCGCGTGCTCGTCCTGGAGCTGACGCCCGCCGGGTCGGCCCTGCGCGCCGCCGCGGCCCAGCGCCTGCGCGACTGCGAGCAGCGGCTGCTCGCCCCGCTCACCCCCGAGGAGCGCACGCAGCTCCGCCGCACCCTCGACCGCCTGCTGGAGGTGGCCTCGTGAAGCACCGCACCCTGGCCGCGGTGCTCGCCGCCGCGCTCGCCGCCCCGCTGACCGCCGCCGCGGCCCCCGACCCCGGCCCGCCGCCGCTGCGGGTCGCGCCGGACGGCCGCTCCTTCACCGCGGGCGGGGCGCCGTTCCTGTGGCTCGGCGACACCGCGTGGGGCCTGCTCGCGACCGCCGACCCGGCCGAGGTGCGCCGCTACCTCGACGTCCGCGCCGCGCAGGGCTTCACCGTCGTGCAGACCGCAGTCCCGGACGGCGGCGACTGGAGCCGCGTCGACGCCGCGGTCGCCGAGGCCGCCCGGCGCGGCCTGCACGTCGCCGTCACCCCCGCGCTGCCCGCCGCGGCCGACGCGGCGTCGCTCGGGCGGTTCCTGGGCGCCCGCTACGGCG contains these protein-coding regions:
- a CDS encoding nuclear transport factor 2 family protein, which encodes MTHSRNKDTVERYLEGFRRMDHAQILGCLTDDIRWTVYGAFHLQGKEAYDAAIDGDGFTGKPDLRVVRMVEEGDTVMAELTGNVGRDDGSVQEMSMAEVFVMRDGLICERRAWVVVLAENDFR
- a CDS encoding patatin-like phospholipase family protein, which translates into the protein MLPLPGDDEVLRALVHRRDSGRRDDGHRIALVVSGGGMRGAYAGGMAHALDDAGLGHCFDVVYGSSAGAYIGGALLLGDGRGAAHIFFEDMACRAFVDPRRLGTRRPVVSLDHLLDHILTIAKPMSWEDLRDSPVPLRVIATAADDLTPHVLEPATVEEWRLALRATAAIPVLAGPAVALHGRRWIDGSVAEPLPVLRALRDGSTHVLALLNRTLPELRAGDPGAGPARWARALDRFAPGLGAMTQESVRHGPALAVLDDAGHPSRSGVHLRAVLPLSDVGVHGLTIDRRRVELATRIGYASLEAAVESVAAA
- a CDS encoding MarR family winged helix-turn-helix transcriptional regulator, translating into MDHITARLRSALCRAEHLDERALAELGLPVRHYAMLELLADGPVARQHELGAAIGLDRTTTAALLRRLDDRGLVRRTPMPGNGRVLVLELTPAGSALRAAAAQRLRDCEQRLLAPLTPEERTQLRRTLDRLLEVAS
- a CDS encoding RICIN domain-containing protein codes for the protein MPLTTIARVLAAAGLALAALIGTTAVPATAAAQDITWYTLVGLGSTKCVDIRTEDADYGARAQLWQCYGSANQRFALRRVGTTPQGRPFFQIINKEAPYLCLQVRDNSTANGAQVDQYGCSADTHQYWYWGSPHNGVHLPLVNLNSGKCLDVNAGAVHNGARIQQWTCNATAAQMWRTAQ
- a CDS encoding FAD-binding oxidoreductase, which encodes MEQRTRSWWGWGWTGEAMADEACSALAAGLPGCATDPVPVPEVPELRAPRAAPPAALAGLCTAEPAVRAGHTYGKAFRDVVRALDGDLSGAPDVVVLPRTEDDVAAVLDWAGDAGVAVVPYGGGSSVVGGTEYRGEGPWVSLDLTRLDRVLEVDATSRAARVQGGTLGPGLEDQLRPHGLTLRHFPQSFEFSTVGGWLATRSGGHYAMGPTHVDDVVESLRVVTPVGVSESWRLPASGAGPSPDRLFLGSEGALGVITEAWLRVQRRPEHRASAAVRFVRFPDALAAVREIAQSGVTLANCRLLDHGEAHFSGAASGGHAVLVLGAESAHGPVDVAGPLEIALAHGGVAEECTDGRDGAVASWRSAFLRMPYLRDGLARCGAIVETFETACTWDTADVLVEAVRTEVGAAAREVCGVDGIVNCRLTHLYPDGPAPYFTVLAGGRPGMQLGAWDEIRAAATEVLGRHRATITHHHAVGRDHRPGYDRQRPDLFAASLRAVKAVLDPRGVLNPGVLV
- a CDS encoding putative protein N(5)-glutamine methyltransferase, giving the protein MTDALVDRLRAAGCVFAEDEARLLRGAAATPAGLDALVARRVAGEPLEYVVGYAEFCGLRIAVGPGVFVPRVRTEFLAERAVALSGPGAVVVDLCCGTGAVAAAVLAAVPNAEVHAADVDPAAVALARRNLPGGHVHVGDLDAPLPARLHGRVDVLVANAPYVPTREIDLMPAEARLFEARAALDGGPDGTGVQQRVAAAAPRWLAPGGHLLIETSTRQAPLTRAAVERHGMAARVVVDGEREATVVVGSTPEHRG
- a CDS encoding response regulator, giving the protein MIRVLLVDDQPLIRSGFRALLDAEDDLEVVAEAADGAAGLELARRHLPDVALVDVRMPVLDGIELTRRIAADPALAAVHVVVLTNYGLDPYVVDALRAGAAGFLVKDVQPEDFLHAVRVAARGDALLAPSITRRLIDRFLADPPGPATGLDALTHREREAVALVARGLSNDEIAHRMVISPLTAKTHVNRAMTKLHARDRAQLVVLAYESGLVVRRGR